Proteins encoded within one genomic window of Glycine soja cultivar W05 chromosome 1, ASM419377v2, whole genome shotgun sequence:
- the LOC114412559 gene encoding uncharacterized protein LOC114412559, whose protein sequence is MDRSWMNESRISPEYEEGVEQFLQFASQRGQPDEDGKYYCPCINCLNGRRQILDDIREHLLCDGIKRNYTTWIWHGEMTDIQSGQQSEPFDVEMGDRLEDMIRDLGQESFQQAHAPVYERLQGDSKKPLYSGCNNSLTLLSAVLSLVNVKARYGWSDKSFTSLLQIVHDLLPQDNTLPKSYYQAKKILCPMGMEYQKIHACPNDCILKVLDPVKFDDLENEAVIILC, encoded by the exons atggatcgaagttggatgaatgaaagtcgcatcagcccagaatatgaggaaggcgtcGAGCAATTCTTACAATTTGCTTCACAAAGAGGTCAACcggatgaagatggaaaatattattgtccttgcatcaattgtttgaacggaagacgacaaatactggatgacatacgagagcatctgttgtgtgatggaattaagagaaattatacgacgtggatatggcatggtgaaatgaCAGACATTCAGAGTGGGCAACAAtccgaaccgtttgatgtagaaatgggagatcgcttggaggatatgattcgtgaccttggacaagagtctttccagcaagcacatgcccctgtgtatgaaaGATTGCAGGGTgactcaaagaagcctttgtattcgGGGTGCAACAATTCCTTGACGCTATTGTcggcggtgttaagtctggttaatgtcaaggccagatatggatggagtgacaaaagctttacttCATTGCTTCAAATAGTGCACGATCTGCTTCCACAGGAtaacacattgcctaaaagcTACTATCAGGCaaagaagatattgtgtccgatgggtatggagtatcagaagattcatgcttgccctaatgattgcatact caaagtccttgatccgGTCAAGTTTGATGACTTGGAAAACGAGGCTGTAATTATACTGTgctag